The following are encoded in a window of Cucurbita pepo subsp. pepo cultivar mu-cu-16 unplaced genomic scaffold, ASM280686v2 Cp4.1_scaffold000729, whole genome shotgun sequence genomic DNA:
- the LOC111785776 gene encoding uncharacterized protein LOC111785776 yields the protein MPMPHQGWLQLRKGFLSLNFTKRNAPIRKTKMVVKRRMMKMTTMTMMQMIRMTTTTTKIFPEVKKGMMVIQRMILKQMATEELEVMRKMMMRTTTMERTRTTMRTRKKTRRRKTRRRKHLSHQLRRGSENIDWPSTSSSFEQRGKFS from the exons ATGCCAATGCCACACCAGGGTTGGCTGCAATTGAGGAAAg GTTTCCTTTCTCTGAACTTCACAAAAAGGAACGCCCCGATCAGGAAAACAAAGATGGTAGTGAAACGGAGgatgatgaagatgacgaCGATGACGATGATGCAAATGATCAggatgacgacgacgacgacgaagaTTTTTCCGGAGGTGAAGAAGGGGATGATGGTGATCCAGAGGATGATCCTGAAGCAAATGGCGACGGAAGAGCTGGAGGTgatgaggaagatgatgatgaggacGACGACAATGGAGAGGACGAGGACGACGATGAGgacgaggaagaagacgaggaggaggaagaCGAGGAGGAGGAAACACCTCAGCCACCAGCTAAGAAGAGGAAGTGAGAATATTGATTGGCCCTCCACGTCATCGAGTTTCGAGCAGCGAGGGAAGTTTAGCTAG